GAATAACGTCTACTACAAATTCAAATCATTCTTGCCACCGGAAGTTGCGGCGGCTGATTACACTCGCGCAGGTCTTCGTATGAACTCATTGGGAAAACCAATCAGTGGCAAAAAAGATTTCGAAATGATGGCGCTGTCTGTGTCTATCGTAAATGCTTGCCCGGTGTGCGTTGCAAGCCACGAAAAAGCGGTTCGCAGTCATGACGTGTCTGCTGATAAAGTTCACGATCTTGCCCGCCTTGCTGCCGTGGCAAAAGGTCTGACAAGCTTGAAAAAAGCAATGACGCTTTAATCGCTGTTCGCCCCTGTTCCTCCAAGCCGGTGGTCTGCTGAAGACGCCGGCTTTTTTTTTCATATCGTTAGTGCGCGTGACGATTGGTGAAGGCGTTTTTAATAAGCCCGACGACAATCATAATGATCGCCCCACCGACACCCGAGCCAATAATATTCGTCAGAACGCCGTACAAAGTTTCCGGATGAGCCATCAGCATATTTGTGACAGGCCCACCGATCGCGCCACCAATCAAGCCGGCGACTGTATTCCCCAGCATACCAAGATCGT
The sequence above is drawn from the Bdellovibrionales bacterium genome and encodes:
- a CDS encoding carboxymuconolactone decarboxylase family protein, whose product is MNNINEKVDAFLESNYPNATTTIYRDLSLNFKKVLEDSPLEPQERFMNLLSIAVALENKEMVALAKSVLTELGTATEVIQEAAEIAGIMGMNNVYYKFKSFLPPEVAAADYTRAGLRMNSLGKPISGKKDFEMMALSVSIVNACPVCVASHEKAVRSHDVSADKVHDLARLAAVAKGLTSLKKAMTL